Below is a genomic region from Eupeodes corollae chromosome 1, idEupCoro1.1, whole genome shotgun sequence.
TTCCACTTCAAGCACGAGCAGTTTAGATAAATATGTTGAAATTACATAGCTTGTAAGCAGATAAACGTTCCCAAAAATGTTAACACTATATAAAACAAGTAAGTCACTAACCAGAACAAATATAAAGAAGAAAAGAGAAATTAAAGATctgttttcatgaattttttacGAGATACGCTAAGCTATTTAGATAGCTGTTAGGTGGTGAGATAAGATTGTGAAAACAGACAGAAGTGCTTGGCTCATTTATTCCCCACACATGGCAGAGCCGAGAATTGGCTCGTTAGATCTGGCTCAATGATATTTTACTTGCTGAGAACCTAAATGGATAGCCAGAGCCAAACCCAGCTAGCTTCTCTACACACTATTGTGTTTGTATCGGCTTGGGTCCATATGGATCTTAAGCTCCGTCGTATATGGCCAGCTTTAGGGATGTATTTCATTCCAGTAGACATGGAAAGTACAAATAAAGATAActtctttaatttaacttaagtaatttcttaaatttaattgatagtCCAATAAAGTTTTTATCTCATTAAAAATCCAGTTTCATAGCATGTATGATGAAGCCTCAAATCCAGAaacactctctctctctctctatatatatatatagagtgtttttgctcAAATCGTCAAGTACTTTTACATCAAACCataaatataaagcttttaTTCCGGTATTACACAGAGCATGTATATAATGCGCATAAATcggctattttgttttgaagtgtcATTCGAAAATGCGCGCATTATTACACGAAGACTTTTTGGATGTTTAAGTCTGTgcattttttgacagatatcttttatttctattttcgtTGCTTTCCTTCTTTCACTTGAATGCCCTTTCATTTCCCATATTGAGGTGAAGCAAATGCGAAAAAATACGaagaaaaggaaataaaatcgTCAAAAACACACAAGGAATAGCTTGTACGTGCATTCCGAGATagatttgtttctatttcatttttatttcaaggaaAAACATGTGTTGTGTAATACCGGACTTGGAAACtcacttgaaagaaaatttgcaaaaatcaGTCTTTACCAATATCTTAGTGTGGTAGGGGACTCAAATTAAAGGAATGGTACGTATCATAAATTTGTGTCCTAAGAAGTAGTTTGGCATTACTCTTTACTCGTCACTGACATTTGAATGACACTTTGTCACAATCACAACATAACCCTCGAAAAACCGTGTAAATTGGCAAATCGACGTCGATTGTTTTGGGATTATTTGTtaagattattatttattatattacttacttaatttGCAAATCTTAATTCCAGCAAAATGAGTAGAAACTACAAAGAAGACCAATGCAACGAAATCGAAGCCCTAGATTCCATTTATTGTGGCGATATGGAAAGTAAGACCCGCCATGAATAGTCTATccatatttctttaatattttcttaattttcttttaatttaagttcTCGAAACAACACCATTTCATAAATTCCAAATTCCAATTGCCACTGAAGAATTTGCCGCTGAAGATGAGAACGGCCTTTCATGCAATCTTGTCTTTACTTATACTGCCAAATATCCCGATGAAGGTCCCATCGTTGAAATCGAAGATGCATTCAATTTTGAAGATTCATATGAACGTCTTCTATTGGAGCACATACAAAGCACAATCGAAGAACATGTGGGTATGGAAATGATATTCTCGTTGGTGAGCAGTGCTCAGGAATGGCTAAACGAACGTTGGGACGATCACAAGAAGGAACAAGAAAACGAAACAGCTCGCAAATTATACGAAAGCGAAGAAGCCGAACGTAAAAAATTCGAAGGAACTCGAGTTACGGTGGAGACATTTATGAAATGGAAAACGGAATTCGAAGAAAGCACCGGTATCGCTGCGAAGAGAGAAAAAGTTTTGAGCGATGGCAAGAAGCTGACTGGCAAAGAATTGTTCCTTTGTGATAATACCCTCAACGAATCCGATATTAAGTTTCTCCTTGAAGCTGGAGAATCCATTGAGAATGTTAAAATCGATGAGACTCTATTTCAGAGTATTGGAGATCTTGATTTGGGCGAGGATCTAGAAtcagacgacgacgatgaagactACGTCCCTGGCAAAGATGATTAGAatgggaaataaataaaatttgttaataatttaaaaaagggtgatttttatttctcgaggaatagaaaaaaatttcaagttaTGAAACATTTATGAGGTCTTGTAATAATGGAGCCT
It encodes:
- the LOC129941056 gene encoding RWD domain-containing protein 1; the encoded protein is MSRNYKEDQCNEIEALDSIYCGDMEILETTPFHKFQIPIATEEFAAEDENGLSCNLVFTYTAKYPDEGPIVEIEDAFNFEDSYERLLLEHIQSTIEEHVGMEMIFSLVSSAQEWLNERWDDHKKEQENETARKLYESEEAERKKFEGTRVTVETFMKWKTEFEESTGIAAKREKVLSDGKKLTGKELFLCDNTLNESDIKFLLEAGESIENVKIDETLFQSIGDLDLGEDLESDDDDEDYVPGKDD